In Triplophysa dalaica isolate WHDGS20190420 chromosome 19, ASM1584641v1, whole genome shotgun sequence, the sequence CCAATAGGGTagtaaaaataaaccatttcaACCACTGTAACTCCTAATGCAATATGTTAAAAGGTGAAACAcctatttaattaaaatgttaaccAGACACATGCATTGAATTATTTACCATatattgtcaaataaaaaatataagttaTCACAGTTATAAATATCATGGTCATATTCTGAAATCCGTCATTTTTCTTATGAAAATATCTTGCTAATATTAATGATTGCCAGGTTGAAGAAGCAGATGATTGGCTGCGTTATGGTAACCCATGGGAGAAAGCCCGCCCAGAATACATGCGCCCTGTGAACTTCTATGGCAGGTTAGAACATCATCCAGATGGAGTTAAATGGGTGGATACTCAGGTATTGCCATTCATAAACATATGGATCtgtatttgttgtgtgtgtgtgagtcttaACACTCAAATCAATTGACTGTTGTGTTAACAGGTGGTTTTGGCGTTGCCATATGACACACCTATACCCGgctatagaaacaacattgtcAACACCATGAGGCTGTGGTCTGCTAAAGCCCCTTGCGAGTTTAACCTGAAAGATTGTGAGTACTAGACACGGAAGCTACATTTGGACTAAAAGGAACAGATAACAGTGACTTGTTCTCATCTCATTTTCAGTTAATATTGGTGGATACATTCAGGCTGTGCTGGACAGGAACCTTGCTGAGAACATCTCCCGTGTGCTCTATCCTAATGACAATGTCAGTAATGACATCATTGACTCTCTGTGAATGATTTACAATtgacaatttaaagggatagtacaccttaaattaaaaaaaatctttcataacCTGTATAACTTTGTCATTTGATAGGTTATGTTGTAGCAAAATGACTCTTGACTGCTTCGTTCATAGAATCAAAGTAAACCATGGCAAAAATCATGTGATGCTTTCATAGAGctttatctgtgttttttggTCCATGGTCCCCATCCACCCTAATAGTATGCAAGAAACCAGAACAGCTATTCTGCTAAATTTCTCTTTTGGTCTTCCACGTGGAAAACTTCACAGGTTTGAATATTATGTcttttttgaagttttttttaaatgtctgtctTTGTATAGTTCTTTGAGGGTAAGGAGCTCAGATTGAAGCAGGAATACTTTGTAGTGGCTGCGACTCTCCAAGACATCATCCGCCGCTTTAAGGCGTCCCAGTTTGGCTCAAGGGAAATCGTGCGCACTGATTTCACCACCCTGCCAAACAAGGTAAGGTCCACACcattacatattcattttttgtttttgagatCTCATTGAAAGACATCAGTCTCAAAGGTTACTTTCACAGAGAATGATGTGAGAGTCAGAATGCCGTCAATATACTCAAGGTGCTATCTGTTTGTTTGGTTACTCTCAGGTGGCAATTCAACTAAATGACACTCACCCCGCCCTGGCTATTCCCGAGCTGATGAGAGTGCTGGTTGATTTGGAGAAGCTCCCCTGGGAGAAGGTTTGAGGCCGATTTATTATCCAGTGAGATTGTTTTAGagtagaatttatttttttatatttgatttcctTTTTTCAAGCAGTCATTGAACAATTACAGGTTGATGGCACTAGAGGGCAACAAAGTACAATGATACTGTGATTCTGGGATTCAATGATCAGAGAGTCATTCACCATTAAAAACGTGAAAATCATGCACAATGTACTtatatgtattcatattttactactgTCATATTAATAGACATTTcctttttagtttttaactGGGCACATGTACATACGcatatacgcacacacacacacacggacatcTGTTGTCATTTCGCACACTCAGTGAGTCCTACTGTAGCTACACTGATGTTATTGTTGTACATTTAGTTACTGTAGTTCTTAAGGGAGTCAATGTTCACTGTTATTGTACCGTAATACAAGTGTGTATATGAGGAACATAAAtcgatagttcactcaaaaatgaaaattcatcacTTACCCTGATGAAAAGTCATCactttctcaccctcttgttatttcaaacctgtatgacttccaaaccaatgcaagtgacaaaaccaatgcaagtgaatgggtgccggttaccaacattcttcaaaatatcttcttttgtgttctgccggtttgaaatgacaaaagggtgaggaAACGATgatagaatttacatttttgggtgaactatccctttaaattttgatCTTCAGTAATAACAAACAATTGAAATACAttcaatacataaaataaaacctttttattttttgtacttGACATTGAACCGAAAGTctttcataaagaaaaaaacatttaccagATAAGCCAAACTGTGTTGCCTTTTTCACTCCTTGCAGGCATGGGACATCTGTGTGAAGACATGTGCCTACACTAACCACACTGTGCTGCCTGAGGCTCTGGAACGCTGGCCTATTGACCTGTTCCAGTCCCTGCTGCCACGCCACCTCGAGATCATTTATGAAATCAACCGCCGCCACCTGGAGGTCTGACCTTAAcatgacagaaaacacacatttagacTGATGAGGATTATGGGCAACTGTCATTTAGAAGATGTGTTTGTAAggtataaatgttttacatgtcACACAGTCTATGTTTGTTGTTATAGCGCGTGTCCTCTCTTTACCCTGGCGACATGGACCGTCTGCGCCGCATGTCATTGATTGAGGAGTGCGGGCAGAAGAGAGTCAACATGGCGCATCTGTGCATTGTTGGCTCTCACGCAGTGAACGGTGTGGCACGTATTCACTCCGACATCATCAAAGCTACCGTGTATGTACCGCATGTTACATGCCAAAACAGACCACTTTAACTACTAGATTCTTTACATGTAGTCTTACCCTGTGGTATtaatatatacagatttaaagACTTCTATGAGATGGACCCAGACAAGTTTCAGAACAAAACCAATGGTATCACTCCTCGCCGCTGGCTGGTAATGTGCAACCCTGGTCTGGCCGATGTCATTGTGGAGGTGAGTGCAAGCTTGATTGGTTTCATAACAGAGACTTCATCTCCTGCTGTGACAGCAGAACACTAGTGTGTTCCTTTAAGCAGTTTTCTCTATACAGCtgcaggaaaaataaaaaagaccaCTCCAGTTTTATCTTTCATCAGAATTTCTGCATGAACGTACTGTGGCAATTCCAGTCCAGCGTGtgttaactaaaaaaaaataaaaaaaatctcccCAAAGTCACCCAAAAGCAATGTAAAAAAGACTGAGAGAATGTAAAGATACAAGAAGGTTGAAACAATCAGGTTTATTCCATCATTCTCATTTTCTGAactgatcctaaaatacatgCAAAATCAGTAGTATGGTTTTGTTTGAACAAGAATAgcttttttttgcagaattcaagatctgcaaacattgctTCTTTTTGCcattttgaccagtttgtccTATTTTCAATTTCTGcgaataaaaaacaatacttttatttataatacaaaacttttaaaagtcattttacttaaagggatattttacccaaaaatgaaaattctgtcatcattaactttCGTTCCAACCtgtctctttttctttgttctgttaaacacaaagaaagatattagaAATCAACCGACAGTTgtgaggcaccattgactacaatagcaggaacattttttattgttgtcaaaggtgccccgGAACAGCTTCTCTAAAGtcctcaaaatatatatattttttttatcttcttaacagaatattttgttttatcaacagaacaaaaacaaaaacaatagttttttctactatggaagtcaatggtgcctcagaacaGTCGGAtcctaacattcttccaaatatctataaaaacatccctataaatagtcaattcagAACAACAGAAAatctttttcttaatttttaatgtataaatgtatgtaaaacgaatcaacaaaatataataaataaggGGGTTTCTAGCAGTCCATCACACTTAACTTTTCTTTTTGCTTAAATGTTTGTGCATGTTAGAAAATCGGAGAGGACTTCATTCGGGATCTGGATCAGCTGCAAACACTTCGGAAATTTGTTAACGATGAGGCTTTTATTCGAGATATTGCCAAAGTGAAACAGGTCAGGAACCATACTTACGTGTctacaatacatataaaaaagtattagtGAAGTTTCTCCAGACGTTCTTGGCCTCTTCTAGGAGAACAAGATGAAGTTCGCCGTGCATCTGGAAGAGCACTACAAAGTCAAGATCAACCCCAACTCCATGTTTGACGTTCAGGTCAAGAGAATTCACGAGTATAAGAGACAACTGCTCAACTGTCTGCACATCATCACATTCTACAACCGTGAGTAGATCCTCCTGGAGGAGGGATGGGAGGCTAAAAAacgaaaacaaaataaatattattcaatgtttgatgtatttttgagCAAAATCTTGGTTTTGTAAAGTAACACAGTCCACAAGTGACAGTGAAAGGTTAATGATAATGTGGAAAACTTGATGTGATTAAGCACATCTGTCATGTTGGCAAATATTCGAAAAGTCCACATGAATGGTTCAAAACAGactaaatataaagaaaacaagtcaCTCGCTCTTTTGTATTGTCTATTAATACCTAAACAGGTATTAAGAAGGAGCCCAACAAGCAGTGGACCCCAAGAACGATTATGATTGGAGGAAAGGTACAGTAACCTTGAGCTCTCGTACATGGCATCCATTTTTGATTTTTATTCTATTAGATTCAGTGTTTGAGTTGTTTGATGTCTACTATCGATTCAACCCATCGCAGGCTGCTCCAGGCTACCACACAGCTAAAATGATCATTCGTCTCATCACAGCTATTGGTGAGGTGGTCAACAATGACCCAGTGGTGGGCGACCGCCTCAAAGTCATTTTCCTGGAGAACTACAGAGTCACCCTTGCTGAGAAAGGTGACAGATGAGAACACTGCAGTTTCTTTAATACAAAGTTTGAGTTGCGGatcatttgattattaaaaacaactccATAATGTCTATCAGTTATCCCTGCGGCTGACCTGTCCGAGCAGATCTCCACAGCCGGCACGGAAGCTTCTGGAACAGGCAACATGAAGTTCATGCTGAATGGAGCTCTGACCATCGGCACCATGGATGGAGCCAATGTAGAGATGGCAGAGGAAGCAGGAGAAGAGAATTTCTTCATCTTCGGCATGCGAGTGGATGATGTCGAAGCCATGGATGTTAAAGGgtttgaaaatgaatgattaaCTTTCACCTATTATTTGAATTCATGCTTATTCATCCAAAAAAGTGGACAGAATCAATGAAGGAGAAATATCGCATAGCATTCAGAATGAACATTGCATCATCTAGGACTAAAAGATTGGGATCTTAAAGTCCCACTGCATTTGGTCATTTTATGACTTGAAGCTCATCTATCAGCATTAAAATAGCACACAAGAGAGAATACAACAGAATGGGTAttccaaaacatttaacaaaggtCTAACAGTAACTGTTAAACTTATGTGTGAATGTGGGATAGAGAGTACGTTTGTGATCgtggccttgtttttatatcccagttgggacctaaacctgaatgccgCCAACACATGTGAACTAGTGTCACCGTGGGGACCAAAACTGTATGTCCCCATGTGCAAAAAAGCGTATAAATGGTacacaagaatatttttttaaaatctaaaaatgcaaaaagttttctgatgtttaggtttaggggataaaataaaGGTGTGATACAAAATATGAAGCCATTTTCATCAACccaattaaatacaaattataaaatactgttttgtatttaaaatacatatttgaaatacatgtcTCATaaatactgcccatccctgAAAATAGCATATGTAAAAGTTTTTCCTGTGATAATAATGTATTCATGCcctaaaatgaattgaatgtaacTCAACACCATTGCTTCATTTGGGATGCACAGATTCAGGAATATGCAAACTAGTCCCCGCCTCCCTTCAATCGTGTGAGCTCGGACAGTTGATTATAGACGCTTCCTTCGACATGTGAGCAGCGCATGCTCATGTTGCAAAAGCAGAGCTGAAACTGCAGTGATCGTTTCAGTGCCGAGTGATCGTTTATGCGCATCCTGGCTTAAATCTGTTAACGTTATTGGTAAGAGGGTTATGATGTCATAAACAGAGGCGGTTTCAAACAAACAGTTTCAAAGGCAGTTTTATAGAGAAAATACTCCTCAATGGTTTAAAGAAATTTGCACATGGTTTATCTTAAAgcatgttaaaaacacatagatgtacagtataaacaacattaaacacatgATTTTCACCACGGGGGGACTCTAAGAACAAAATAGAGAAAGCATATTCATAGTGTATGACATGATCTTATTCCCTCTGACAGATACAATGCATCTGAGTACTACAACCGTATTCCAGAGCTGAAACATGCCATTGACCAGATCGCAGGCGGCTTCTTCAGCCCCAAACAGACAGACCTTTTCAAAGACATCGTCAACATGTTGATGCACAATGATAGGTCCGAACACAACGACATGCAACTTTCACAAACAACTTTTTTCCAAACATCCATAAACCTAAATACACACCCTTTACTTTACAACCGGTTTGTTTGGTTTCTCCATATCCAGGTTCAAGGTGTTTGCTGACTATGAGGACTACATCAAATGCCAGGAGAAAGTCAGTGCTCTGTATAACGTAAGTGTTTAAAACCGTTTAATTTTCTCACCGCTTAGTCTTTATACAGCTGATTTTCAATTCTTCCTACTTAAACAGAAACCTAAGGAATGGACCAAGAAGGTGATCCACAACATCGCAGGTTCTGGCAAGTTCTCCAGCGATCGTACCATCTCCGAGTATGCGCGTGAGATCTGGGGTGTGGAGCCCAGTCTGGAGAAGCTTGCCGCACCTGATGATCTGAAATAAATCTCCACCATTCTATCTCCTATCTACATCTTCATGAACGCAGCTATGCCTGTCTTGCTCAAACTTCCATTTACGTTGCGCACACCAATGTGTGCTATTATGTCTTATAGCACACTGGTCAATCTTCAATCTGTTATGTCCTGCATCATTTCCTTAGTAAACAATCAATAGGTTCAACAAACTCCATCAATGTTCAACTGGTAACATCTACATCAGCAAAAGCACCTTTCAGTGGCGGCTGTGATGACTTGGGATGTTAATAACTTCCAATGTATGAGAGCAAGTTAAAGTTAACTGTGGGCTTTGACATGCAATATATTGATTTCCCCTGttgtgaaatgtttaaatactgCATATTTGGAAAAAGGAAACAATTAAAATCAATCTACAACATTGTCGCATTTGGCTGCAAGTTCTGTTTGTTCTTAAAGGATTAGGAAAAGGTTTGTGCTGGATATTTTTTAACTGTATAATGTTTGTTACAAGAGGAAACTAAAGCAAGGTCATGTAAAGAAATCTACAAATCAAAAACAACGTACAGACTCTTATTATCTGTCAAAAGTGATAAACAAACTAACCCACAATAAAGGACTTTTTAACAATCATGTATTTGTTAAGCCAAAACAATATGATGTTAAACTATAAGCAACTCACTTTGTTCTCTATTCACGGTATGGGTCAATAACAAATGAGAATGTCCTACACAATCTCACAGCAGTTCAAAATATTAACGACGTGgctatttgtttttgtacaatCTTGTTTATGCGTTTAGAACGGTTTGCTTCCGCGACAATGATTTTAAGGTTTAGGGGTTGGTAAGGGATGGGgcttttgttttgcttatttttacTAATTGTACGTTTTTGTTAGATTAGCATTGTACAGATTCATTTGATTCAGCCACCTCATAGTTAGATTTAGAGATACACTGATATATCGGTGTCGGTGTATTATTGACCAATACCAATATTTGGTATTGGCCAATAAAGGAAATTTTTCAAACTTTCAGACAACAGTCTGAAAACAGCAGATGATCAGTGCCGATATATCctgttaatacatttacatttagtcatttagcagacgcttttatccaaagcgactaacaaatagttagggagcaacaagcgatatgtcatacaggagccataatacattaggtgccaatacaaagttactggtttcaactaaagctagaccactacctgttgagagaaagggttagctTTGTGGCATATATCATTCTAAATAATCGTTTATTGATATttgtggagaaatttagtatcagTGCATCTCAATTAGGAATTCCTTTGAGAACTGGTTAGAATAGCTTAGACTAAAtcagaagatttttttaattttctaaaATGCCCAAAAGTTTAAATTATGTAATCTTTGTATTTGGGttggtttatatatattttaaaaacaaaaatacttcgGTTAATCTAATTTGGTTAAAGTTGTGTTaccatcaaataaaaataactgaaaCACTTTCCTTgtatcttaaataaatatttcttaaaaaaacattttcaatatttcttccatgaaaagctcaaaataaataacataaacttATATATGGTTCTgatataaagtttattttcaaatgacaacAAATTGGTCATGCACCTGCAAGTTGGCTACATCACAATTTTGACAGATTATTTAATGATACTGAATGAATATCTGAATGTTACACTTACACATTTCTacactttaaaaagtatttacttAAAATTCCCACCTTTGATCCAGAGTTATTAaagtattttctatttttattaatattttaaataagtttttatttttagatttaggTTTTATTGTAATTTCAGTTAAATTGATTAGCAattatgtcaaatgtttttgtaattgttttattgatttgtttattttttattttgctttctcaTTAATCTgctttaatttttgtttatttactgttatgATTTTAGTGCATTAGTGCCACTTATTTTACCGTTGTTTATTTATGAGGAGACAATtaaagtttttccaataattatTAGGCCAATagttgatttgatttcaataaacagaaacattttaaaagttttaattttactaaACTTAAGTAAAATAACCTTGCTTCGATCTTCAAAAAGGTGTATTTAACTTATATATtgcagtcattttattttaatataaggTATTTCAAATAACTGTACAAAAGAACAgatgttacaaaaaaatgttacatcataaccccccccccccgacACTGGCGTACTTCAATATTTACACACGTGCAAGTAAATGAATACACTCTCACATTTGCACATGCGTTAGAAATGCATAAGAGCCGGGGTCACCCATGCAATCTGCTGACTGTCAATTATAATGATGGCAAGTTCTATAATGACTTACTCGCCATATCCATTGCTTTCTTACCCTGCCACATTTGCGTGAGTAATGCTTAATCCCCACTCACACCTTGTCCCACAGGGTCATTCCGTCCCAAACCTGCAGGATGACGCCTAAATCTGCATTCATGTGGAACTAATAGAGATGGCCTATATACAATTTGCTGGCTGCCAGTTCGGTGAAGCTTTCAGACCACAGCTGATTCTGTTGCTTCACTTTAACAACAGATGAGTGAAACTATGTGCCCTGACGACACAGAAAATAATGAACAGCTATTAACA encodes:
- the pygma gene encoding glycogen phosphorylase, muscle form; protein product: MSKPLSDHDRKKQISVKGLAGVENVVDLKSNFNRHLHFTLVKDRNVSTKRDYYFALANTVRDHLVGRWIRTQQSYYEKDPKRVYYLSLEFYMGRTLQNTMVNLALENACDEAMYQLGLDMEELEEMEEDAGLGNGGLGRLAACFLDSMASLGLAAYGYGIRYEFGIFNQKIDNGWQVEEADDWLRYGNPWEKARPEYMRPVNFYGRLEHHPDGVKWVDTQVVLALPYDTPIPGYRNNIVNTMRLWSAKAPCEFNLKDFNIGGYIQAVLDRNLAENISRVLYPNDNFFEGKELRLKQEYFVVAATLQDIIRRFKASQFGSREIVRTDFTTLPNKVAIQLNDTHPALAIPELMRVLVDLEKLPWEKAWDICVKTCAYTNHTVLPEALERWPIDLFQSLLPRHLEIIYEINRRHLERVSSLYPGDMDRLRRMSLIEECGQKRVNMAHLCIVGSHAVNGVARIHSDIIKATVFKDFYEMDPDKFQNKTNGITPRRWLVMCNPGLADVIVEKIGEDFIRDLDQLQTLRKFVNDEAFIRDIAKVKQENKMKFAVHLEEHYKVKINPNSMFDVQVKRIHEYKRQLLNCLHIITFYNRIKKEPNKQWTPRTIMIGGKAAPGYHTAKMIIRLITAIGEVVNNDPVVGDRLKVIFLENYRVTLAEKVIPAADLSEQISTAGTEASGTGNMKFMLNGALTIGTMDGANVEMAEEAGEENFFIFGMRVDDVEAMDVKGYNASEYYNRIPELKHAIDQIAGGFFSPKQTDLFKDIVNMLMHNDRFKVFADYEDYIKCQEKVSALYNKPKEWTKKVIHNIAGSGKFSSDRTISEYAREIWGVEPSLEKLAAPDDLK